In Halichondria panicea chromosome 17, odHalPani1.1, whole genome shotgun sequence, a single window of DNA contains:
- the LOC135351155 gene encoding HUWE1-associated protein modifying stress responses-like has protein sequence MAEGRGDPPAIFTPQEEEYIREYEENGDIDQQLLRDKDVASQKLWMSFQDSATAVAHLFRDCQYQAGVKAWVPFHESASAVTHLYKDSVDVCRQCCDSGIKYGQRKRTKEIVSWVKRKRKHIKREELLAFLLDKPYSESSKHEDFEPSVGHQLSGLSLGHMCPSGINHYQSPSYPSPSVSPRRRLCREDSDGETVVNSSGRKRSANSSSLDVESGFSPIAKRIRL, from the exons ATGGCCGAAGGTCGTGGTGATCCCCCGGCCATTTTCACCCCTCAAGAGGAGGAATACATTCGCGAATATGAGGAAAATGGGGACATTGATCAACAGCTCCTGAGGGACAAAGACGTTGCCTCTCAGAAACTATGGATGTCCTTCCAAGACTCAGCCACTGCTGTGGCTCATCTTTTCAGAG ATTGTCAGTACCAAGCTGGAGTAAAAGCTTGGGTGCCTTTCCATGAGAGTGCTAGTGCTGTAACTCATCTATATAAAG ACTCCGTGGATGTGTGTCGGCAATGCTGTGATTCAGGAATAAAGTATGGACAACGAAAAAGAACTAAAGAAATTGTATCGTGGGTTAAAAGAAAACGCAAACATATCAAGAGAGAAGAACTGCTAGCCTTTCTCCTGGATAAGCCGTATTCAGAGTCCTCTAAACACGAAGATTTTGAGCCATCTGTTGGGCACCAATTAAGTGGGTTGTCACTGGGTCACATGTGTCCATCTGGAATAAACCATTACCAATCCCCGTCGTATCCGTCCCCGAGTGTGTCTCCAAGGAGAAGACTGTGCAGAGAAGACAGTGACGGAGAGACTGTGGTCAATTCTAGCGGACGGAAACGATCAGCAAACAGCAGTAGTCTCGATGTGGAGTCTGGGTTTAGCCCAATTGCTAAACGTATAAGACTGTGA
- the LOC135351149 gene encoding ankyrin repeat and SAM domain-containing protein 4B-like, producing MSDTPTLFAPHQAAKEGNHPLLKKASRKDVNRGDQDGWTAMHWAAWNGNPESLKILISKGGEVDNPDNKGSTPLHIAATYGHEQALELLIGKNANLFALDNNGRTAAKVAASHQKVDCCRFLDTLGVRWEVQNHELVTKLKKKAMKDLQKRTKKVGESSGTRTPASYDYSTAPSGLSGSPRKAARPPRPSSGGPTGGKGAKLSLQDALRQNFELRTTDSTENIGDGGLGASNSATELNYPGSGSSTFRTVRRPNQGPLINALSGLPLKIEADDAKNVPGAIVAGSNSNGHRLPSMQLIGSQATSFKNDSPLSTFLHSLDLVDYVENLHKEKLDLEALAMCREEDLTSIGLPLGPRKKILNAILKRRRIIASPSKKMTESEF from the exons ATGTCAGACACGCCCACATTGTTTGCTCCTCATCAAGCTGCGAAAGAGGGTAACCATCCTCTTCTCAAGAAAGCCAGCAGGAAGGATGTTAATAGAGGGGATCAAGATGGATGGACGGCTATGCACTGGGCAGCCTGGAATGGGAATCCAGAATCACTCAAAATACTTATTTCGAAGGG AGGAGAGGTTGACAATCCTGATAACAAAGGAAGTACTCCACTTCACATTGCAGCAACATATGGCCATGAACAAGCACTGGAACTGTTAATCGGCAAGAATGCAAATCTGTTTGCACTGGATAATAATGGCAGGACAGCTGCCAAAGTGGCTGCTTCCCACCAAAAAGTTGATTGCTGTCGATTCCTCGATACTCTGGGTGTCCGATGGGAAGTACAAAACCATGAGCTTGTAACAAAGCTTAAAAAGAAGGCAATGAAGGATCTTCAAAAACGAACAAAGAAGGTTGGTGAGTCAAGTGGCACACGAACACCAGCTTCATACGACTATTCAACTGCTCCTTCTGGTCTCTCTGGAAGCCCTCGAAAGGCTGCAAGACCTCCGCGTCCATCTTCCGGTGGCCCTACCGGAGGAAAGGGTGCCAAACTATCTCTGCAAGACGCGCTTCGTCAAAACTTTGAGCTTCGTACAACAGACTCCACGGAGAACATAGGCGATGGTGGACTAGGAGCAAGTAATAGTGCAACCGAGCTAAATTATCCAGGCTCAGGCAGCAGTACATTTCGAACAGTACGTCGACCAAACCAAGGGCCTCTCATTAATGCTCTCTCTGGACTACCACTTAAAATTGAAGCTGACGATGCAAAAAATGTACCCGGGGCTATAGTGGCAGGTTCAAACTCAAATGGACACCGATTACCAAGTATGCAATTAATTGGATCCCAAGCTACTTCCTTCAAAAACGACTCCCCACTCTCAACCTTCCTGCATTCATTGGACCTCGTTGATTACGTCGAGAACTTGCACAAAGAGAAGCTGGATCTAGAAGCACTTGCAATGTGCAGAGAGGAGGATTTGACTAGCATTGGACTTCCTCTAGGCCCGCGAAAGAAGATTTTAAATGCTATTCTTAAAAGACGTCGAATTATCGCTAGTCCAAGCAAGAAAATGACTGAGTCAGAATTCTAG
- the LOC135351137 gene encoding ubiquitin carboxyl-terminal hydrolase 7-like, with the protein MSEELAETDSVDYMETDLSPSRNGEDTPSPQFNEDSPKVGSEVEGSPEPEQGDGDQGRPPNCTDKDHDPCQSEGTLVMTISNINKLSDQSFSEPVFIRNLPWRLMVMPREVNQDGEKVKCLGIFVQCNPKSPESMSWNVTARAKITIVNWKDPENNHSREIHHCFCARENDWGYSNLMAMKDVLDESKGFVLDDQVSLQAIVEAEAPHGIHWDSRKHTGFVGLKNQGATCYMNSLLQTLYCTNKLRKAVYLMPTDSDDPVKSVPLALQRLFYELQHNDKPVGTKKLTKSFGWDTLDIFMQHDIQELSRVLLDNIENKMKGTLVEGTIPALFEGQMESYIRCTQVDYVSSRLETFFDIQLNVKEKKNVIESFRDYVEVETMDGENKYDAGEHGLQEAKKGVVFVKLPPVLHLHLMRFQYDPITDSNIKLNDRYEFPVNLDLEKFLKVKEDTPARYTLHAVLVHSGDNYGGHYVAYLNPGGKGTWLKFDDDVVSTCSRKDAIENNFGGSDDALGIRNCTNAYMLVYVRDSCLDNVLQEVVEKDISESLKKRFAEEKLAEMQRRKERSEAHLYMSVDVYLEDDFQGHQGSDLVDMEEVKPKTFRILKISSFSVFHQSLANTLGYTRARIRVWPFEKRSNGTIRPTYVDKPNDVKKSIFQHADMKPKWSVFVETLSPEAEHLDALPSYDCRNHVLLFYKYYDPTKGMLMYMGHIIVPVTIKFVDLFPLFCEKACIPVNTPLALFEEIKPNLVERIEPAQPLCSDEDVRDGDILCYQREDCIASRLPLPTVEDYFRDLYNRIVVTFYDKAILNDPGFVLTLNQRMGYPELAGAVARHLNTDPLLLQFFRPQLTQRAQFTDVAIRCGVEGCLREIVPGPRNRLESPLVLTYQRLTIPIHEFENKKWFRCVFVNSKLHEEKEFTVYVNKTGTVEELLNEAEKEITFSKDGTKCLRLLEVMTNRIVDIHPLDKPVSDLVSQKMYRVEEIPKEDMELEDSQALIPVAHFHKAAHNVFGVPFLLKITDGERLSSIKERVKCRLDVPDRDFEKWKFAILQTIAPFDYLSEEEDDSLFIIQFYISKSKGIYFPRLGMPWFGLDHINKNPKRVRYTFEKAIKIHN; encoded by the exons ATGTCGGAGGAGCTTGCAGAAACAGACAGTGTGGATTATATGGAAACAGATCTCAGCCCAAGCAGAAATG GAGAAGATACACCATCTCCTCAGTTTAATGAGGACAGTCCTAAGGTAGGTAGCGAAGTGGAGGGATCCCCTGAGCCAGAGCAGGGAGACGGAGACCAAGGAAGGCCTCCAAACTGTACCGATAAAGACCATGACCCATGTCAATCCGAGGGTACCTTGGTAATGACTATCAGCAACATCAACAAGCTATCAGATCAATCTTTCAGTGAACCTGTGTTTATCCGAAATCTTCCATG GCGTCTGATGGTAATGCCTCGAGAAGTAAATCAAGACGGAGAGAAAGTCAAGTGTCTTGGGATCTTTGTCCAGTGCAACCCCAAGTCTCCCGAGTCAAT GAGCTGGAACGTGACTGCTCGTGCCAAGATCACCATCGTCAACTGGAAAGATCCGGAGAACAACCACTCACGAGAAATTCACCACTGCTTCTGTGCTAGGGAGAATGACTGGGGGTACAGCAATTTAATGGCAATGAAG GATGTGCTGGACGAGAGCAAAGGATTTGTCCTCGACGACCAGGTGTCTCTCCAGGCTATAGTAGAGGCAGAGGCCCCTCACGGCATTCA CTGGGACTCTCGTAAGCACACTGGCTTTGTTGGTCTCAAGAACCAGGGTGCCACTTGCTACATGAACTCCCTCCTTCAGACGCTGTACTGCACCAACAAACTGAGAAAG GCTGTGTACCTAATGCCCACTGACTCGGACGACCCGGTCAAGAGTGTTCCCCTGGCACTGCAGAGGCTCTTTTACGAGCTGCAGCACAA CGACAAACCTGTTGGAACAAAGAAACTAACGAAGTCATTTGG GTGGGATACTCTAGACATCTTCATGCAGCATGACATTCAAGAGTTGTCTCGTGTG CTACTGGATAACATCGAGAACAAGATGAAGGGAACCTTggtagag GGCACTATTCCTGCTCTGTTCGAGGGTCAGATGGAGTCTTACATTCGCTGCACCCAGGTAGACTATGTTTCCTCTCGGTTGGAAACTTTCTTTGACATTCAACTCAATGTCAAGGAGAAGAAGAATG TGATAGAGTCATTCCGTGACTACGTTGAGGTGGAGACAATGGATGGAGAAAACAAGTACGATGCTGGAGAACATGGCTTACAG GAGGCTAAGAAAGGAGTAGTGTTTGTGAAGCTCCCCCCAGTGCTCCACCTCCACCTCATGAGGTTTCAGTATGACCCAATCACTGATTCTAACATCAAGCTGAATGACAG GTATGAATTTCCAGTGAACCTTGATCTTGAGAAGTTCTTGAAGGTGAAGGAGGATACTCCAGCCCGGTACACACTGCACGCTGTCCTGGTCCACAGTGGGGACAACTATGGTGGGCACTACGTGGCCTACCTTAATCCTGGTGGAAAGGGGACG TGGCTCAAATTTGACGATGATGTTGTCTCAACG TGCTCTCGAAAGGACGCCATTGAGAACAACTTTGGTGGATCAGAT GATGCTCTTGGAATCAGAAACTGCACCAATGCCTACATGTTGGTCTACGTTAGAGACAGCTGTCTAG ACAATGTTCTACAAGAAGTGGTGGAGAAAGACATTTCGGAATCGCTGAAGAAAAGATTTGCAGAAGAAAA ACTTGCTGAGATGCAGCGGCGTAAGGAGCGCAGTGAGGCCCATCTCTACATGTCAGTGGACGTGTACCTAGAGGATGATTTTCAGGGCCACCAGGGATCTGATCTTGTTGACATGGAGGAAGTCAAACCAAA AACTTTCAGAATTCTCAAAATCAGCAGTTTCAGTGTCTTTCACCAGTCGCTAGCCAATACACTG GGTTATACTCGTGCTCGGATTCGTGTATGGCCGTTTGAGAAGAGGAGCAATGGAACAATTCGACCAACATACGTGGATAAACCAAATGATGTCAAGAAATCA ATCTTCCAACATGCTGACATGAAGCCAAAGTGGAGTGTCTTTGTGGAGACTCTCTCTCCTG AGGCGGAACATCTTGATGCTTTACCCTCCTATGATTGTCGGA ATCATGTTCTTCTGTTCTACAAGTACTACGACCCCACCAAGGGGATGCTGATGTATATGGGTCATATCATTGTACCAGTAACCATCAAATTTG TTGATCTTTTCCCACTGTTTTGTGAGAAAGCGTGCATCCCTGTGAACACACCACTCGCACTCTTTGAG GAAATAAAGCCAAACCTGGTGGAGAGAATTGAGCCAGCTCAACCATTGTGCAGT GATGAGGATGTGCGTGATGGTGACATACTCTGCTATCAAAGAGAAGATTGTATAGCGAGCAGATTACCACTTCCAACAGTGGAGGACTACTTCAGAGATCTCTACAATCGCATTGTAGTTACATTTTACGACAAGGCTATTCTTAACGACCCAGGGTTTGTACTGACACTGAACCAAAGGATGGGATATCCCGAG CTTGCTGGTGCTGTTGCAAGACATCTCAATACTGATCCACTTTTGCTACAGTTCTTCAGACCTCAACT GACTCAAAGGGCACAGTTCACAGATGTGGCTATTCGCTGTGGAGTTGAAGGTTGCCTCAGAGAGATTGTGCCAGGTCCTAGAAACAGACTAGAGTCTCCTCTAGTTCTGACATATCAGAGA CTGACGATTCCTATTCATGAGtttgagaacaagaaatggtTTCGATGTGTCTTTGTGAATTCAAAGCTCCATGAAGAG AAAGAGTTTACTGTATACGTGAACAAGACAGGGACAGTTGAAGAGCTTCTAAATGAAGCCGAGAAAGAG ATTACGTTTAGCAAAGACGGAACCAAGTGTTTGAG ATTGCTAGAAGTGATGACCAACAGAATTGTTGACATCCATCCACTAGACAAACCTGTCAGTGACTTAGTCTCGCAGAAGATGTACAGAGTAGAG GAAATTCCTAAAGAAGATATGGAGCTGGAGGACAGCCAGGCATTGATACCAGTGGCCCACTTTCACAAA GCTGCGCACAATGTGTTTGGAGTACCCTTTCTTCTCAAGATCACTGAT GGTGAGCGCTTATCATCGATCAAGGAAAGGGTGAAGTGTCGTTTAGATGTTCCTGACAGAGACTTTGAGAAG TGGAAGTTTGCCATTCTTCAAACAATAGCTCCGTTTGATTACCTGTCTGAAG AAGAGGATGACTCTCTTTTCATCATACAATTCTACATCAGCAAGTCCAAAG GTATTTACTTCCCAAGGCTGGGAATGCCCTGGTTTGGTCTGGACCACATCAATAAGAACCCTAAGAGAGTCAGATACACCTTTGAGAAGGCCATCAAGATTCATAATTAA
- the LOC135351154 gene encoding methyltransferase-like protein 22 isoform X1, with the protein MASSVGDTFLSDVHVGTFGSLSNQGTLITRFIFHLQNNSSLDFFSDDQPTEDVDGDIEVARRSSLFENGVLSIEHAMSTTLPNVGLQVWRGALLMSDYLLAHSESVEGAIVLELGAGTGLVSLVAAIAAAQVFCTDTGKEVMEVCQRNVIRNSNEVTGNVLVREINWTQPFVSSLSDSTIPGWTENDLRQLSMADYIVATDVIYSDKLTDAFLSCLAQLHFKLNKTPTILLAFERRINFTIEDLAPVAPAYNHFMSCLETMYSTGNNGVAVSFKAEQLSTEFEQYFEYKRVKELEIWKLHMTEVQLDTVNKKSKPTCSKN; encoded by the exons ATGGCATCCTCAGTAGGTGATACTTTCCTTTCCGACGTACACGTTGGAACGTTTGGATCATTATCAAATCAA GGCACCCTTATTACACGATTTATTTTCCATCTGCAAAATAATTCTTCATTAGACTTCTTTTCTGACGATCAACCTACTGAAGACGTGGATGGAGACATTGAAGTCGCTAGAAGATCATCTCTGTTTGAGAACGGAGTACTGAGCATTG AGCATGCCATGTCAACCACACTTCCCAATGTGGGACTGCAAGTGTGGAGAGGAGCACTACTAATGAGTGATTACCTACTGGCTCACTCGGAAAGTGTAGAAGGAGCCATTGTGCTGGAGCTGGGGGCTGGCACTGGGCTGGTTAGTCTAGTTGCAGCCATAGCCGCCGCACAGGTGTTCTGTACAG ACACTGGTAAAGAAGTGATGGAAGTATGCCAGCGAAATGTTATTAGGAATTCTAATGAAGTAACTGGAAATGTGTTGGTGAGGGAAATCAATTGGACACAGCCATTTGTCAGTTCCTTATCTG ATAGCACAATTCCTGGGTGGACAGAAAATGACTTGAGACAACTTTCTATGGCTGATTACATTGTTGCCACTGatg TGATATACAGCGACAAATTGACCGATGCTTTCCTGTCTTGCTTGGCCCAACTTCATTTTAAACTGAACAAAACTCCTACTATATTGCTCGCATTTGAAAGAAG AATAAACTTCACAATAGAGGACTTAGCACCTGTGGCTCCAGCATACAATCATTTTATGAGTTGCTTGGAAACCATGTACTCGACTGGCAATAATGGAGTGGCTGTATCGTTCAAAGCAGAGCAACTCTCAACAgaatttgagcaatatttcGAATACAAACGTGTTAAAGAATTG
- the LOC135351154 gene encoding methyltransferase-like protein 22 isoform X2: MASSVGDTFLSDVHVGTFGSLSNQGTLITRFIFHLQNNSSLDFFSDDQPTEDVDGDIEVARRSSLFENGVLSIEHAMSTTLPNVGLQVWRGALLMSDYLLAHSESVEGAIVLELGAGTGLVSLVAAIAAAQVFCTDTGKEVMEVCQRNVIRNSNEVTGNVLVREINWTQPFVSSLSVIYSDKLTDAFLSCLAQLHFKLNKTPTILLAFERRINFTIEDLAPVAPAYNHFMSCLETMYSTGNNGVAVSFKAEQLSTEFEQYFEYKRVKELEIWKLHMTEVQLDTVNKKSKPTCSKN, translated from the exons ATGGCATCCTCAGTAGGTGATACTTTCCTTTCCGACGTACACGTTGGAACGTTTGGATCATTATCAAATCAA GGCACCCTTATTACACGATTTATTTTCCATCTGCAAAATAATTCTTCATTAGACTTCTTTTCTGACGATCAACCTACTGAAGACGTGGATGGAGACATTGAAGTCGCTAGAAGATCATCTCTGTTTGAGAACGGAGTACTGAGCATTG AGCATGCCATGTCAACCACACTTCCCAATGTGGGACTGCAAGTGTGGAGAGGAGCACTACTAATGAGTGATTACCTACTGGCTCACTCGGAAAGTGTAGAAGGAGCCATTGTGCTGGAGCTGGGGGCTGGCACTGGGCTGGTTAGTCTAGTTGCAGCCATAGCCGCCGCACAGGTGTTCTGTACAG ACACTGGTAAAGAAGTGATGGAAGTATGCCAGCGAAATGTTATTAGGAATTCTAATGAAGTAACTGGAAATGTGTTGGTGAGGGAAATCAATTGGACACAGCCATTTGTCAGTTCCTTATCTG TGATATACAGCGACAAATTGACCGATGCTTTCCTGTCTTGCTTGGCCCAACTTCATTTTAAACTGAACAAAACTCCTACTATATTGCTCGCATTTGAAAGAAG AATAAACTTCACAATAGAGGACTTAGCACCTGTGGCTCCAGCATACAATCATTTTATGAGTTGCTTGGAAACCATGTACTCGACTGGCAATAATGGAGTGGCTGTATCGTTCAAAGCAGAGCAACTCTCAACAgaatttgagcaatatttcGAATACAAACGTGTTAAAGAATTG